In the genome of Pempheris klunzingeri isolate RE-2024b chromosome 11, fPemKlu1.hap1, whole genome shotgun sequence, one region contains:
- the LOC139209426 gene encoding ankyrin repeat domain-containing protein SOWAHC: protein MSDVSEESLLDYFYSTGGNSGRVKNADILKTFKPFIGHSDSQLRAKYREEFKLIIDRIAVVKSENGEKYLVLKKKYRQMLHERDSKRPGTDGDGQRHSSPARTPATARWDTTDAATSSPHRREQQDEPMACEEPDCAAESESEQDEECTGSMGSAGVALDPIEKEWIYSAAGARVPDLSQLLRQDPSLANKKVAPPSETALHWAAKHGNEGMATLVANAGADVNTKSVSGYTPLHIAALHGHRHILDLLIVTYGAKENLRDYSGHLAFHYLNMKEPEGPEEECELQFQVTQARERNRNRKLASLFHSKKKWGSAEELAPIEEERTASHQLALPAFRPRKFSR from the exons ATGAGTGATGTGAGTGAGGAGTCGCTGCTGGATTATTTCTACTCCACCGGAGGAAACTCAGGCAGAGTGAAAAATGCAGACATACTGAAGACATTTAAGCCCTTTATTGGCCACAGTGACTCGCAGTTGCGTG CTAAATACAGAGAGGAATTCAAGCTCATCATCGACCGGATCGCTGTGGTGAAGTCGGAGAAT GGGGAGAAGTATCTCGTCCTGAAGAAGAAATACAGGCAAATGCTGCATGAACGAGACTCCAAACGTCCCGGGACAGACGGGGACGGGCAGAGACATTCGAGCCCGGCCAGGACCCCCGCCACTGCGCGGTGGGACACGACGGACGCCGCGACTTCTTCGCCTCACCGGAGGGAACAACAGGATGAGCCGATGGCATGTGAAGAGCCCGACTGTGCTGCAGAG tccGAGTCGGAGCAAGACGAGGAGTGTACGGGCAGCATGGGCTCGGCTGGTGTGGCT CTGGATCCTATAGAGAAGGAGTGGATCTACTCCGCCGCCGGTGCTCGAGTACCTGACCTCTCTCAGCTGCTCAGACAGGACCCCTCGCTGGCAAACAAGAAGGTAGCGCCGCCCTCCG agacagctcTGCACTGGGCTGCCAAGCACGGCAACGAGGGCATGGCCACTCTGGTGGCTAACGCTGGTGCTGATGTCAACACCAAATCAGTGAGT GGATATACTCCTTTACACATTGCAGCGTTACACGGTCATCGGCATATTCTAGACCTGCTCATAGTGACGTATG GGGCTAAAGAAAACTTAAGGGACTACAGTGGCCATCTTGCCTTCCATTATCTGAACATGAAAGAACCAGAGGGGCCTGAGGAAGAATGCGAGCTGC AGTTTCAAGTCACTCAGGCCAGAGagaggaacaggaacaggaagttgGCATCGTTGTTTCACTCCAAGAAGAAGTGGGGCTCAGCAGAGGAGCTGGCTCCgatagaggaggagaggacggcGTCACATCAGCTCGCCCTTCCTGCATTCAGACCCAGAAAATTCTCCCGCTGA
- the irx7 gene encoding iroquois homeobox 7 — MPASQTGFGNFFLERNISMPTGYQIPVLGCPPGVQQQQAQHLAAMAAGVPITYSGLQGYNFIPYPHHRHITHMNSGFDLKAASPYHHALLARGGAFYPPYRPGAAEEPGRVAKVATRESTGALKAWLNEHLKNPYPTKGEKIMLAIITKMSLTQVSTWFANARRRLKKENRVSWASRGKSDEEDEEQDGESDDDDSSLQKCHLDERDVAVESHTDRANTAEQVEGELDSPAPVDARLETQPSSGQEDRELSLGKKVDKSDSDHTPSALESKENIVSQKPKIWSLAETATSETVKKPVDSIYHPAGKLWAEWASRNGLFVPSCYSPHEIV; from the exons ATGCCCGCATCGCAAACTGGATTTGGCAACTTCTTCTTGGAGAGGAACATCAGCATGCCGACTGGATATCAGATCCCGGTGCTGGGATGCCCGCCgggtgtgcagcagcagcaggctcagcATCTGGCAGCGATGGCCGCCGGGGTTCCCATCACATACTCAGGACTACAAGGATACAATTTTATCCCCTATCCGCACCACaggcacatcacacacatg AACAGCGGTTTCGACTTGAAGGCCGCCTCTCCGTACCATCACGCTCTCCTCGCTCGCGGGGGGGCCTTCTACCCGCCGTACCGCCCCGGAGCAGCCGAGGAACCCGGCAGGGTCGCCAAGGTGGCCACCCGAGAGAGCACCGGGGCGCTGAAGGCCTGGCTCAACGAGCACCTGAAGAACCCGTATCCGACCAAGGGCGAGAAAATCATGCTCGCCATCATCACTAAAATGAGCCTCACGCAGGTCTCCACCTGGTTCGCCAACGCGAGGCGACGCTTGAAGAAGGAGAACAGGGTCAGCTGGGCGTCTCGGGGGAAATcggatgaggaggatgaggagcaggACGGAGAGAGCGACGACGACGACAGCTCTCTGCAGAAATGTCATTTGGACGAGCGGGACGTGGCTGTGGAGTCTCACACCGACCGCGCAAACACAGCGGAGCAGGTCGAGGGCGAGCTGGACAGCCCAGCGCCCGTGGACGCGCGTTTGGAGACGCAGCCAAGCAGcggacaggaagacagagaacTCTCACTGGGCAAGAAAGTTGACAAGAGTGACTCTGATCACACGCCGTCCGCCTTGGAAAGTAAGGAAAACATTGTCAGCCAGAAACCCAAAATCTGGTCTCTGGCAGAGACCGCCACCTCGGAGACTGTGAAGAAACCTGTGGACAGTATTTACCACCCGGCCGGGAAACTGTGGGCTGAATGGGCTTCAAGAAACGGACTGTTTGTTCCCTCATGTTACTCCCCTCATGAAATTGTCTAA